One window of the Nicotiana tabacum cultivar K326 chromosome 4, ASM71507v2, whole genome shotgun sequence genome contains the following:
- the LOC107789414 gene encoding ELF3-like protein 2 — translation MFPRLHINDTDKGGPRPPPRNKMALVDCNYKTPFSPFCNSSESTHFVEMILPYSSSGTNCTTRHPDVQQLKPLNHQALCPNPSQPHSLSPYSVVELIGPKLFWIARRTIVHRQRILAIQVFELHRLIKVQKLIAASPDILFENNFYLTQPSIRSSMKKLLSNNVHEPSAVAVKAKVDPPKPITFEHSADNNAHENLLTLDNENDKRHIPQQATQNSYVGTTTSRSVASDSKLAPRCYQLPLPGNQWLVPIRSPSEGLVYKPYTGPCPPPAGLVASTYGNFTPVNLSAVRGDFSKFQSQVVEDHNTEQRIQVIKVVPHNPKTAPESAARIFRSIQEERKLHFSLTL, via the exons ATGTTTCCGAGGCTACATATCAATGATACCGATAAAGGAGGTCCAAGGCCACCTCCCAGGAACAAAATGGCTCTT GTTGATTGCAATTACAAAACTCCGTTTTCTCCATTCTGCAATTCATCTGAGTCTACTCATTTTGTTGAGATGATTCTCCCATATTCTTCTAGTGGAACGAATTGTACGACGAGACATCCTGATGTACAACAACTGAAGCCTCTAAATCATCAGGCTTTATGTCCTAATCCTTCTCAACCACACAGTTTATCCCCATATAGTGTCGTGGAATTGATTGGACCGAAACTATTCTGGATAGCAAGAAGAACCATAGTGCA TCGGCAGCGGATCTTGGCGATACAAGTGTTTGAACTACACAGGCTAATAAAG GTGCAGAAGTTGATCGCCGCATCACCAGATATATTATTTGAAAACAACTTCTATCTCACCCAACCTTCTATCAGATCTTCAATGAAAAAGTTGCTATCCAATAATGTTCACGAACCTTCTGCAGTGGCTGTTAAAGCAAAGGTTGATCCTCCGAAACCTATAACTTTTGAGCATTCAGCGGATAATAATGCTCACGAAAATCTGCTTACTCTCGATAATGAAAATGATAAAAGACACATACCACAGCAGGCAACTCAAAATTCATACGTAGGGACAACAACATCAAGATCTGTTGCTTCTGATTCCAAATTAGCGCCTCGGTGCTACCAATTACCACTTCCTGGAAATCAGTGGTTAGTTCCAATAAGGTCACCTTCTGAAGGACTTGTTTACAAACCCTATACCGGACCTTGTCCTCCCCCTGCTGGTCTCGTGGCATCAACTTATGGTAATTTCACGCCTGTGAACTTGTCTGCTGTTCGAGGAGACTTTTCAAAGTTTCAAAGTCAAGTAGTTGAGGATCACAATACCGAGCAGCGAATTCAAGTGATTAAGGTTGTGCCTCACAACCCTAAGACAGCACCTGAATCAGCAGCTCGGATATTTAGGTCCATACAGGAAGAAAGGAAACTACATTTCAGCCTTACCTTATAA